The proteins below come from a single Rosa rugosa chromosome 2, drRosRugo1.1, whole genome shotgun sequence genomic window:
- the LOC133731428 gene encoding MADS-box transcription factor pvg4-like, translated as MGTGKKKIDIEPITDYQSRMVAFTRRRTGLFKKAQKLEEMSGSSIAIVVISETGQPYLHGSPSLLERVLASKASSSTVTGSSTTTADTGSSTTTATTGSLERFKARVNSQIEACATLEEAESLKRKLLEIKRRADDKVSGK; from the coding sequence atGGGTACCGgaaagaagaaaattgacataGAGCCGATCACCGACTATCAGTCTCGCATGGTGGCCTTCACCAGGAGACGAACGGGTCTCTTCAAAAAAGCCCAGAAGCTCGAAGAAATGTCTGGTTCATCCATCGCCATTGTTGTGATCTCCGAGACCGGTCAACCTTACCTCCATGGCTCTCCTTCCTTGCTTGAACGAGTTCTTGCCTCCAAAGCCTCTTCCTCCACAGTTACTGGCTCTTCCACCACCACAGCTGACACTGGCtcttccaccaccaccgccactaCAGGATCTTTAGAAAGATTTAAGGCTCGGGTGAACTCTCAGATTGAAGCTTGTGCCACTCTGGAAGAAGCAGAGAGTTTGAAAAGGAAATTGTTGGAAATCAAAAGGAGGGCGGACGATAAAGTTTCTGGTAAGTGA
- the LOC133731496 gene encoding uncharacterized protein LOC133731496, translated as MDLDRQCTSDKSHSVSVGVEYDEEHRCQNASNYHEKHKTKKKELDEDGDKVICIMSSFSDSHEIEKDGDKESSTRNLRQEDSTYLDVRAGNSEICEEDIDRFLAKSCCGGSAQKTTQRQTTLRELLQLPADCGSPSGVMSQSKIFKHLEHQGSC; from the exons ATGGATTTGGATCGTCAATGCACCAGTGACAAGTCTCATTCAG TTTCTGTAGGAGTTGAGTATGATGAAGAACATAGGTGTCAGAATGCTTCCAATTACCATGAAAAgcataaaaccaaaaaaaaagaattagatGAAGATGGAGACAAGGTGATATGCATCATGAGTTCTTTCTCTGATAGTCATGAAATTGAAAAAGATGGAGATAAAGAATCCTCAACGAGGAATTTACGACAAGAAGACTCGACATATTTGGACGTCAGAGCTGGTAACAGTGAGATATGTGAAGAGGACATTGATCGATTTTTAGCTAAATCATGTTGTGGTGGTTCTGCACAGAAGACTACTCAAAGACAAACAACGTTGAGAGAACTGCTGCAACTGCCTGCAGATTGTGGATCCCCTTCAGGAGTAATGTCTCAGAGTAAAATATTTAAGCATTTGGAGCACCAAGGTAGTTGCTAA